From the Jeongeupia sp. HS-3 genome, the window AGGTCACGACCTTGTCCTTGATGGTTTTTTCGGTCGCGGCGATGATCAGATCGGCGGCTTCTTTCCAGCCGATGTGGCGCAGCATCATTTCCGCCGACAGCAGCAGCGAGCCCGGATTGACCTTGTCCTGGCCGGCGTACTTCGGTGCCGTGCCGTGGGTCGCCTCGAAGCAAGCAATGTTGTCGCTCAGGTTGGCGCCTGGGGCGATGCCGATGCCGCCGACTTGTGCTGCCAGCGCGTCCGACACGTAGTCGCCGTTCAGGTTCAGCGTGGCGATCACGTCGTATTCGGCCGGGCGCAGCAGGATTTGCTGCAGGAAGGCGTCGGCGATCACGTCCTTGATGACGATGCCGTTCGGCAGTTGCAGCCACGGGCCGCCATCGACTTCAACGCCACCGAATTCGCGCTTGGCGAGGTCGTAACCCCACTGGCGGAACATGCCTTCGGTGAACTTCATGATGTTGCCCTTGTGGACAAGGGTCACGCTCTTGCGGTTGTTGTCGATCGCGTACTGGATCGCCTTGCGCACCAGACGCTCGGTGCCATCCTTGCTGACCGGCTTGATGCCGATGCTGGACGATTCCGGGAAACGGATCTTCTTGACGCCCATTTCGCCTTGCAGGAAATCGATGACTTTCTTCGCGTCGGCGGTTTGCGCTTCCCACTCGATGCCGGCGTAGATGTCTTCGGTGTTCTCGCGGAAGATCACCATGTCGGTCAGATCCGGGCGCTTCAGCGGCGACGGTACGCCGGAGAAGTAACGCACCGGGCGCAGGCAGACGAAGAGGTCGAGTTGCTGACGCAGCGCGACGTTGAGCGAACGGATGCCGCCACCGATCGGCGTGGCCAGCGGGCCCTTGATCGAGACAACGTATTCTTTCAGTGCGGCGAGGGTTTCTTCCGGCAGGTAGTTGTCGTTGCCGTAAACCTTGGCGGCCTTCTCGCCACAGTAGATTTCCATCCAGTGGATCTTGCGGCTGCCGCCGTAGCACTTGGCAACGGCTGCGTCGACCACATCCTTCATCACCGGGGTGATGTCGACACCAATGCCATCGCCTTCGATGAACGGAATAATCGGATTATCTGGCGTTGCCAGGTTC encodes:
- the icd gene encoding NADP-dependent isocitrate dehydrogenase, producing the protein MSQSHIQVPAEGAKIVPNLATPDNPIIPFIEGDGIGVDITPVMKDVVDAAVAKCYGGSRKIHWMEIYCGEKAAKVYGNDNYLPEETLAALKEYVVSIKGPLATPIGGGIRSLNVALRQQLDLFVCLRPVRYFSGVPSPLKRPDLTDMVIFRENTEDIYAGIEWEAQTADAKKVIDFLQGEMGVKKIRFPESSSIGIKPVSKDGTERLVRKAIQYAIDNNRKSVTLVHKGNIMKFTEGMFRQWGYDLAKREFGGVEVDGGPWLQLPNGIVIKDVIADAFLQQILLRPAEYDVIATLNLNGDYVSDALAAQVGGIGIAPGANLSDNIACFEATHGTAPKYAGQDKVNPGSLLLSAEMMLRHIGWKEAADLIIAATEKTIKDKVVTYDFARLMDDAEEVSCSAFGKAIIARM